The following DNA comes from Micromonospora chokoriensis.
ATGTTGTCGGAGTACTGCCCTCGCAACGAGGTCACCCCGATCATGAGCGTCCGGTTCTCGGCCGAGGGCATCATCACCAGCGCCATGAGGACGTCGTTCCAGCAGAACAGCGTGTTGAGGATGCCCACCGACAGCAGCGCCGGGGTGCCCAGGGGCAGCATGATCCGGCGATACACGCCGTAGACGGTGTTGCCGTCGATCCGGGCGGCGTCGACGATCTCCGGTGGGATGCCCTTGTAGTAGCTCGTCATCAGGAACACGGTGAACGGCAGGAACTGGGCCACGTAGACGAGGATCAGACCCGGGTACGTGTCGATCAGCGCGGTGTCGGCCATGATCCGCGCGAGCGGCACCATGATCACCTGGAACGGGATGAAGAGCCCCGCCAGGCAGCCCAGGAACAACGCCGACGAGCCACGGAACCGCAGCTGGCTCAGCGCGAAGCCGGCCATCGACCCGATCAGGAGCAGCAGCAGCACCGACGACGCCACCACGACCAGCGAGTTGACGAAGTAGCGGCCCATGCCGACGCTGGTCCACGCCGTGCTGATGTTCTCCCATTGCAGGGTGCTGGTCAGGGAGAACCGGTCCAGGATGTAGTCCCGGCGGGTCTTCAACGCGACGTTCGCGGTGAAGAGCAGGGGGTAGATCGTCGCCACCGCGAGCAGTGACATCGGGATGGCGACCATCCACCGTCCCAGTCGGACGCGGGACATCAGTCCACCTTTCCCGATCGTTCGAGCAGTTTGATCTGCAACATGCCCACCACGAGCATGATCGCGAAGAGGATCGTGGACGCTGCGGACGCGAGCGCCGGCCGGTTCATCTGGCCCTGCTGGATCCAGATGTAGTACTCCGGCAGGTACGTCGAGCCCTCCGGGCCACCGCTGGTCATGACGAACAGCAACCCGAACATGGAGGTCAGCATCCCGATCATCGTGGTCACGAAGACGAACTGGATGGTCCGCGAGAGGCTCGGGACGATCACGTGCCAGACGACCTGCCGCAGTGACGCGCCGTCCACCCGGGCGGCGTCCAGCAGCGCGGCGTCGAGCGTGGCGAAGCCGGCGAGGAACACCACCAGGGCCATCCCGAAGGTGGCCCAGATGTGGACCCCCGCCACCACGAACATCGCGATGTCCGGGTCACCGAGCCAGTCCACCGGGCCGGCTCCGACCACGCCGAGGACGGCGTTGACGGGGCCGTCGAAGGCGAGCAGCAGGTTGAAGATCGCGCCGACGATGACCGGGGAGAGCACGGCGGGGAAGAAGTAGACGCTGCGGTAGAGACGGTGGCCCGGCACCCGCAGGTAGATGAACGTGGCAAGCAGACCGGGGATCGCCACCGCCACCGGAAGGAGCAACACCAGCAGGCCGACGTTGCCCAACGCGGTGCGGAACAGCGGATCGGAGAACAACTCCTGGTAGTTGCCGAAACCGACCGCTTCCCCGTTCTTGTCACCGTCGCCGGTGAAGGAGAAGTTGACGCCGAGGATCAGCGGGTAGAGCCGCAGCGCCACGATGATCAGGACGGCCGGGGCGACGAGGATGTAGGGGGCGTAGCGCTCGGCCCCCAGGCCGCCGCGGGTGCGACGGGGACGGGTGCCACCGCGGTGCGCTGGGGGTGTGGCCGCCGGGCCGCCGGCCCGCCCGGCCGAAGCCAGGCGGACCGACGGTTGCGTGTTTCCGATCGGCACGAGGTCAGCCCGCCTGGTCGGAAGCGGCCAACTGCTTCACCACCTC
Coding sequences within:
- a CDS encoding carbohydrate ABC transporter permease, with translation MSRVRLGRWMVAIPMSLLAVATIYPLLFTANVALKTRRDYILDRFSLTSTLQWENISTAWTSVGMGRYFVNSLVVVASSVLLLLLIGSMAGFALSQLRFRGSSALFLGCLAGLFIPFQVIMVPLARIMADTALIDTYPGLILVYVAQFLPFTVFLMTSYYKGIPPEIVDAARIDGNTVYGVYRRIMLPLGTPALLSVGILNTLFCWNDVLMALVMMPSAENRTLMIGVTSLRGQYSDNIPTFASGVLIAAIPVLLVYLFLQRQIADGVAAGSTKG
- a CDS encoding carbohydrate ABC transporter permease; translated protein: MPIGNTQPSVRLASAGRAGGPAATPPAHRGGTRPRRTRGGLGAERYAPYILVAPAVLIIVALRLYPLILGVNFSFTGDGDKNGEAVGFGNYQELFSDPLFRTALGNVGLLVLLLPVAVAIPGLLATFIYLRVPGHRLYRSVYFFPAVLSPVIVGAIFNLLLAFDGPVNAVLGVVGAGPVDWLGDPDIAMFVVAGVHIWATFGMALVVFLAGFATLDAALLDAARVDGASLRQVVWHVIVPSLSRTIQFVFVTTMIGMLTSMFGLLFVMTSGGPEGSTYLPEYYIWIQQGQMNRPALASAASTILFAIMLVVGMLQIKLLERSGKVD